A window of the Roseovarius sp. S88 genome harbors these coding sequences:
- a CDS encoding ABC transporter ATP-binding protein: MTLELRNISKVVNGVTHIRPTDLVLEKGTMNILLGPTLSGKTSLMRLMAGLDMPTGGQVFWEGQDVTGVRVQDRGVAMVYQQFINYPSMSVYDNIASPLRISGMSGAELDKAVKKAADLIKLTPMLDRKPLELSGGQQQRCALARALVKDAGLVLLDEPLANLDYKLREELRAEIPKIFEESGAVFVYATTEPEEALLLGGSTATLWEGRITQFDATPYVYRQPVDATTARVFSDPPMNFLKISKTGAKLMFGDGQTAPATGALEDLADGRYLAGFRPNHVEIENHTKSAMAFETSLVVTELTGSETFVHLDHHGERWVGLLHGVHNLEIGAALRVYLDPSHVYIFSEDGTLVAPASYALAA; encoded by the coding sequence ATGACATTGGAGCTCAGGAACATCTCAAAAGTGGTGAACGGCGTGACACATATTCGCCCCACTGACCTTGTTCTTGAAAAAGGCACGATGAACATCCTGTTGGGACCTACACTATCCGGGAAAACCAGTCTGATGCGCCTGATGGCGGGGCTGGATATGCCGACCGGTGGGCAGGTGTTTTGGGAAGGACAAGACGTCACTGGCGTGCGCGTGCAGGACCGGGGCGTCGCCATGGTGTACCAGCAGTTCATCAACTACCCCTCTATGAGTGTTTACGACAACATCGCCTCGCCGCTTCGGATTTCTGGAATGTCCGGGGCCGAGTTGGACAAGGCGGTCAAGAAGGCGGCGGATTTGATAAAATTGACGCCGATGTTGGACCGTAAGCCTTTGGAGCTTTCGGGAGGTCAGCAGCAGCGCTGCGCACTGGCGCGGGCGTTGGTCAAGGATGCTGGGCTCGTCTTGCTCGATGAGCCTTTGGCAAATCTTGATTACAAGCTGCGCGAGGAATTGCGCGCTGAGATCCCGAAGATCTTTGAAGAGTCAGGCGCGGTTTTTGTCTATGCCACAACCGAACCGGAGGAGGCTTTGTTGCTAGGCGGTTCCACTGCGACCCTTTGGGAAGGGCGGATCACTCAGTTTGATGCGACCCCTTACGTTTATCGGCAGCCCGTCGATGCCACCACCGCGCGGGTTTTCAGTGATCCTCCGATGAATTTCCTGAAGATAAGCAAGACCGGCGCCAAACTGATGTTCGGCGACGGTCAAACTGCCCCGGCAACAGGTGCGCTGGAAGATTTGGCAGATGGTCGCTACCTCGCTGGTTTCCGGCCCAACCATGTCGAAATTGAGAACCATACGAAAAGTGCCATGGCCTTTGAGACAAGCCTTGTGGTCACTGAACTGACGGGATCTGAAACATTCGTACATCTTGATCATCATGGGGAGCGCTGGGTGGGACTTTTACACGGGGTGCACAATCTTGAGATAGGTGCAGCCTTGCGCGTCTATCTCGACCCAAGCCATGTTTACATTTTCAGTGAAGACGGGACGCTGGTTGCGCCTGCGTCCTACGCGTTGGCGGCATAG
- a CDS encoding adenylate/guanylate cyclase domain-containing protein → MSIEAINEQLLRAIGVGVALVDLSDLSFSFRNDTFNEWFGDPDPTARLTELFPDLDSQTLQSEMLDDGRMTTEASFKLRRRTMTVALEFSRAQNAHENIAVLVCQNITRIKELESMIDSYSMMVERNTHEIKREKEQVEKLLLNMMPRAAYEEYKTFGVVAPRLFDPVSVLALDFIQFDAQLTQHEPGVIVSELNDIYSAFDRIGAQFACQRIRTNGDSYVAVSGVPDPNQDHAMAVANSGVRFLRYLARRNDSHPIKWVARIGVASGSVIGSVVGIQNYIYDVFGPTVGAALHHRSLADEMTMATDATFAEIVAEKFGALPSDDGTHVLMRDLAENA, encoded by the coding sequence ATGTCAATTGAGGCCATCAACGAACAGCTGTTGCGGGCCATCGGCGTCGGCGTTGCTTTGGTTGATCTGTCTGACCTGTCCTTTTCGTTCCGCAACGACACGTTCAATGAATGGTTTGGCGACCCGGACCCGACCGCACGGCTGACAGAACTTTTTCCTGATCTGGACAGCCAGACGCTGCAATCTGAAATGCTTGACGACGGCCGCATGACGACCGAGGCGTCCTTTAAACTGCGCCGACGTACCATGACCGTCGCATTGGAATTTAGCCGGGCGCAAAACGCCCATGAAAACATCGCCGTTCTGGTTTGCCAGAACATCACCCGCATCAAAGAGCTGGAATCCATGATCGATTCCTATTCCATGATGGTCGAGCGCAACACGCACGAAATAAAACGTGAGAAAGAGCAGGTTGAAAAACTGCTGCTGAATATGATGCCGCGCGCAGCATATGAAGAATACAAAACCTTCGGTGTGGTCGCGCCGCGCCTGTTCGATCCTGTATCCGTTCTTGCGCTCGACTTCATTCAGTTCGATGCGCAACTCACGCAGCACGAGCCTGGCGTGATCGTCAGCGAACTCAACGACATTTACAGCGCGTTTGATCGCATTGGCGCGCAGTTTGCGTGCCAGCGTATCCGAACGAATGGTGACAGCTATGTCGCTGTATCCGGCGTGCCCGATCCGAACCAGGATCACGCCATGGCCGTCGCGAATTCAGGCGTTCGGTTTCTAAGATATCTGGCACGACGCAACGACTCGCACCCGATCAAATGGGTGGCACGCATCGGCGTCGCCTCTGGCTCGGTGATTGGATCCGTGGTCGGCATTCAGAACTATATTTACGATGTTTTTGGTCCAACTGTCGGGGCCGCGCTTCATCACCGGTCATTGGCCGACGAGATGACAATGGCAACCGACGCAACCTTTGCCGAAATTGTAGCAGAAAAGTTCGGTGCGCTACCATCAGACGATGGAACGCATGTTTTGATGCGCGACCTGGCAGAAAACGCCTAG
- a CDS encoding ABC transporter ATP-binding protein: MAKITLDNLAHSYFPNPTGEADFALKELNHDWADGEAYALLGASGCGKTTLLNIISGLLTPSQGRILFNDMDVTASSTTDRNIAQVFQFPVVYDTMTVRDNLAFPLRNREADAGYIAMRVQGIAAMIGLEETLDRRARGLTADAKQKISLGRGMVREDVNALLFDEPLTVIDPHMKWELRTQLKQLHQQFGHTMIYVTHDQTEALTFANKVVVMHDGRVVQIGTPQELFERPEHTFVGYFIGSPGMNLIPADVEGKVAKVHGASLSLARAYGALSGKVELGVRPEFVSLTEDVGLPVKVRRVEDVGRHKIVRADLFGSEINIVAGEDQSISPDMTRVAFDPDRVNVYVDDWLTEGEAA; the protein is encoded by the coding sequence ATGGCGAAGATAACCCTGGACAATCTGGCGCATTCATACTTTCCCAACCCAACCGGAGAGGCGGATTTCGCGCTCAAGGAGTTGAACCACGACTGGGCGGATGGCGAGGCCTATGCGCTTCTTGGGGCCTCGGGCTGCGGTAAAACGACGTTGCTCAATATCATCTCGGGGCTTCTGACACCAAGTCAGGGACGCATCCTATTCAACGATATGGATGTGACAGCGTCTTCAACCACGGATCGCAATATCGCGCAGGTGTTCCAGTTTCCTGTCGTCTACGACACGATGACGGTGCGTGATAACCTTGCCTTTCCATTGCGCAATCGTGAGGCAGACGCGGGGTATATCGCGATGCGCGTGCAAGGGATTGCTGCGATGATCGGGCTAGAGGAGACGCTGGACCGCAGGGCGCGGGGCCTGACGGCAGATGCCAAGCAAAAGATCAGCCTTGGGCGGGGCATGGTGCGTGAAGACGTCAATGCCCTTCTCTTTGATGAGCCGCTTACGGTGATTGATCCGCATATGAAATGGGAACTGCGCACACAGCTCAAGCAGCTGCATCAGCAGTTCGGCCATACGATGATTTATGTGACTCATGACCAGACTGAGGCGCTTACATTCGCCAACAAAGTGGTCGTGATGCATGACGGGCGCGTGGTTCAGATCGGCACACCTCAAGAGCTTTTTGAGCGGCCGGAGCATACGTTTGTGGGCTACTTCATTGGCTCACCCGGTATGAACCTCATCCCGGCAGATGTGGAAGGAAAAGTGGCCAAGGTGCATGGGGCATCGCTATCGCTGGCGCGCGCCTATGGGGCGTTATCGGGTAAGGTTGAGCTTGGCGTGCGGCCCGAGTTTGTGTCGCTGACCGAGGATGTAGGCCTGCCGGTCAAGGTGCGCCGGGTTGAGGATGTTGGGCGGCACAAGATCGTGCGCGCGGATCTCTTTGGTAGTGAGATCAACATCGTGGCGGGTGAAGACCAATCCATCTCGCCGGACATGACCCGTGTGGCGTTCGATCCGGACCGCGTGAATGTCTATGTTGATGACTGGCTGACAGAAGGGGAGGCTGCGTGA
- a CDS encoding ABC transporter substrate-binding protein, translating into MNFRLKSTTALAVGLALLGSTAWAGMEEAMEFLDNEIAGLSVLDRAGQEAEMQFFVDAAKPFEGMEIKVVSETITTHEYESQVLAPAFTAITGIKVTHDLIGEGDVVEKLQTQMQSGENIYDAYINDSDLIGTHWRYQQVRNLTDWMAGEGADVTLPTLDVDDFIGTSFTTGPDGKLYQLPDQQFANLYWFRYDWFNDEKNKADFKEAYGYDLGVPVNWTAYEDIAEFFTGRDLSHLGVEGEVFGNMDYGKKDPSLGWRYTDAWMSMAGMGDVGEPNGLPVDEWGIRVNENSQPTGSCVARGGATNGPAAVYAVTKAIEWLQKYSPPAAAGMTFSEAGPIPAQGNVAQQMFWYTAFTAATVEPGLPVMNEDGTPKWRMAPSPHGVYWKEGQKIGYQDAGSWTLMQSTPVDRAKAAWLYAQFVVSKTVDLKKADVGLTFIRESTINSDHFTQRADKLGGLIEFYRSPARVQWSPTGTNVPDYPKLAQLWWQNIGDAMSGAKTPQEALDSLCADQERVLERLERAGVQGDLGPVMNEPQDAQYWFDQPGAPYAKLENEDEEPKTVSYDELIKSWQ; encoded by the coding sequence ATGAACTTTAGATTGAAATCAACCACCGCGCTGGCGGTCGGTCTTGCCCTTTTGGGCAGCACGGCCTGGGCCGGTATGGAAGAGGCGATGGAGTTTCTCGACAACGAAATCGCGGGTCTTTCCGTGCTTGACCGTGCAGGGCAAGAGGCAGAGATGCAGTTCTTTGTCGATGCGGCCAAGCCGTTTGAAGGCATGGAGATCAAGGTCGTCTCGGAGACAATCACGACGCATGAATATGAAAGTCAGGTTCTGGCGCCTGCTTTTACCGCGATCACTGGCATCAAGGTCACCCACGACCTGATCGGTGAAGGTGACGTGGTTGAGAAGCTGCAAACGCAGATGCAGTCGGGCGAGAACATCTATGACGCCTATATCAACGACTCGGACCTCATCGGTACCCACTGGCGCTATCAGCAAGTGCGCAACCTGACCGACTGGATGGCAGGCGAAGGCGCGGATGTGACCTTGCCGACTTTGGATGTGGATGACTTTATTGGCACGTCCTTTACCACCGGGCCGGATGGTAAGCTCTATCAGCTGCCGGATCAGCAATTCGCGAACCTCTATTGGTTCCGCTACGATTGGTTCAATGACGAGAAGAACAAGGCCGACTTCAAAGAGGCCTATGGCTATGACCTCGGCGTGCCTGTCAATTGGACGGCTTATGAGGACATTGCTGAGTTCTTTACTGGGCGTGACTTGAGCCATCTGGGCGTCGAAGGCGAAGTCTTCGGCAACATGGACTACGGCAAGAAGGACCCAAGCCTTGGCTGGCGCTATACCGACGCGTGGATGTCCATGGCCGGTATGGGCGACGTGGGTGAGCCCAATGGCCTTCCGGTTGATGAATGGGGCATTCGTGTCAATGAGAACAGTCAGCCAACAGGTTCCTGTGTGGCGCGTGGTGGGGCGACCAACGGACCGGCAGCGGTTTATGCGGTGACCAAAGCGATTGAATGGCTGCAGAAATACTCGCCACCTGCGGCGGCTGGCATGACATTCTCTGAGGCGGGACCCATCCCGGCACAGGGCAATGTTGCGCAGCAGATGTTCTGGTACACCGCCTTTACCGCAGCCACCGTTGAACCCGGCCTTCCAGTTATGAATGAGGACGGCACACCCAAGTGGCGTATGGCCCCCTCGCCGCATGGTGTTTACTGGAAAGAAGGCCAGAAGATTGGCTATCAGGACGCGGGTTCATGGACACTGATGCAATCCACGCCGGTTGACCGTGCCAAGGCGGCCTGGCTCTATGCGCAGTTCGTTGTGTCCAAGACAGTGGACCTGAAGAAAGCGGATGTGGGCCTGACGTTCATTCGTGAAAGCACCATCAACTCTGATCACTTCACACAACGCGCGGACAAGCTGGGTGGTCTGATCGAGTTTTATCGCTCACCTGCGCGGGTGCAATGGTCGCCGACAGGCACAAACGTTCCTGACTATCCGAAGCTGGCGCAGCTGTGGTGGCAGAACATTGGCGACGCCATGTCCGGTGCCAAGACACCTCAAGAGGCTTTGGACTCACTTTGTGCAGACCAGGAACGTGTGCTTGAACGCCTGGAGCGCGCTGGGGTTCAAGGTGATCTCGGTCCGGTCATGAACGAGCCGCAGGATGCGCAGTATTGGTTCGATCAGCCAGGTGCGCCTTATGCGAAGCTTGAGAATGAGGACGAAGAGCCCAAGACCGTTTCTTATGACGAGTTGATCAAGTCCTGGCAGTAA
- a CDS encoding DeoR/GlpR family DNA-binding transcription regulator: MGQTLRKPEIISIARREGKVTVDMLVSHFGVTPQTIRRDLTELADAGQLERVHGGAVLPSTTVNLGYSERRELNQPAKVDIARLCARHIPHDCSVFLNIGTTTEAIATELLHHQGLLVVTNNTNIALILSANPNVEVVVTGGNLRRSDGGLVGELAKQTIEQFRFDLAVIGCSALSEDGDILDFDIQEVGVSKAIIRQSQAVFLAADASKFERRAPAKIADLSEVDVFFTNRPLSHRCARFCATHGTTIEVTKETPVLT, encoded by the coding sequence ATGGGTCAAACGCTTCGAAAGCCGGAAATCATCAGCATCGCGCGACGCGAAGGCAAAGTAACTGTCGACATGCTGGTGTCGCATTTTGGGGTCACACCCCAAACCATACGCCGCGACCTCACAGAGCTGGCGGATGCCGGACAACTTGAGCGCGTTCATGGCGGTGCGGTCTTGCCGTCAACAACTGTCAACCTGGGCTACAGCGAACGCCGCGAACTGAACCAACCTGCGAAAGTCGACATCGCTCGGCTCTGCGCGCGGCATATTCCGCATGACTGTTCTGTGTTTCTTAACATCGGCACAACGACCGAAGCCATCGCAACCGAGCTGCTGCATCATCAGGGCCTTCTAGTTGTGACCAACAACACAAACATCGCCCTTATTCTATCGGCCAACCCGAACGTCGAAGTCGTCGTTACCGGCGGGAATTTGCGGCGTTCGGACGGCGGCCTCGTTGGCGAACTGGCCAAGCAAACTATTGAACAATTCCGGTTCGACCTGGCCGTGATTGGATGCTCAGCGCTCAGCGAAGATGGTGACATCCTGGACTTTGATATTCAGGAGGTTGGCGTAAGCAAGGCGATCATTCGTCAGAGCCAGGCAGTTTTTCTCGCTGCCGACGCCTCAAAATTCGAGCGCCGCGCTCCTGCCAAAATCGCAGACTTATCCGAAGTTGACGTGTTCTTTACTAACAGACCATTGTCCCATCGTTGTGCTCGGTTTTGTGCCACACATGGCACAACGATCGAAGTGACGAAGGAGACACCAGTGTTGACGTGA
- a CDS encoding carbohydrate ABC transporter permease, with protein MEKTPNQKAWFLVLPVLVLVAFSAVIPLMTVVNYSVQDTFGNNQFFWAGLEWFEELLASDRMWDALGRQLMFSAIILAIEIPLGIFVALNMPKKGVWVSVCLVLMSLPLLIPWNVVGTIWQIFGRVDIGLLGYTLSALGIDYNYTQDTFDAWVTVIVMDVWHWTSLVALLAYAGLQSIPDAYYQAAKIDQASRWKVFRYIELPKMAGVLMIAILLRFMDSFMIYTEPFVVTGGGPGSATTFLSIDLVKMALGQFDLGPAAAFSIMYFLVILLISWVFYTVMTNLDRRER; from the coding sequence ATGGAGAAAACCCCAAATCAGAAGGCTTGGTTCCTTGTTTTGCCGGTTCTAGTGCTTGTCGCGTTCTCGGCGGTGATCCCGCTGATGACTGTGGTCAACTATTCGGTGCAAGACACGTTTGGAAATAATCAGTTTTTCTGGGCCGGTCTGGAATGGTTTGAAGAGCTCTTGGCCTCGGACCGCATGTGGGATGCGCTGGGTCGCCAATTGATGTTCTCGGCGATCATCCTGGCGATTGAAATTCCGTTGGGCATCTTCGTAGCGCTTAACATGCCGAAGAAGGGCGTGTGGGTTTCAGTTTGCCTTGTGCTGATGTCCTTGCCCCTGCTGATCCCATGGAACGTGGTTGGCACCATCTGGCAGATTTTTGGCCGCGTCGATATTGGCCTTTTGGGCTATACGCTGTCAGCTTTGGGGATCGATTACAACTACACGCAAGACACGTTTGATGCGTGGGTGACGGTTATCGTCATGGATGTCTGGCACTGGACCTCGCTTGTGGCCCTGCTGGCCTATGCCGGGCTGCAGTCTATTCCAGATGCCTATTATCAGGCGGCCAAGATTGATCAGGCCTCGCGTTGGAAGGTGTTCCGCTACATCGAGCTTCCCAAGATGGCAGGTGTTTTGATGATCGCGATCCTGTTGCGGTTCATGGATAGCTTTATGATCTACACAGAGCCTTTCGTGGTGACGGGCGGTGGTCCCGGCAGTGCGACGACCTTCCTCAGTATTGATCTGGTGAAGATGGCGCTGGGGCAGTTTGACCTTGGACCGGCGGCGGCGTTTTCGATCATGTATTTCCTGGTGATCCTGCTCATTTCCTGGGTGTTCTACACCGTGATGACCAACCTTGACCGGCGGGAGAGGTAA
- a CDS encoding sensor histidine kinase, with protein sequence MSRVSDGQVIYRSPAATELLGTAKSSFSHFAQAEDRADFVTALLPDARVDNMRVIGVRANGEHFPADLSARLIDYRGDDVIVSNIEDLTKELAIQAELDRQKDQLFQAEKLSALGEMLAGIAHELNNPLSIIAGNAEILHEELENSPQERRIDKLSQAAQRCIRIVRSFLSLAREEPLDLKSVQISDLVANAVDAVKPDADKAKVSLNVKNTEPCQSILADDVQLTQVIINLLTNGVHAIQDSGVGSSVSIDWTCSGSELIIRVADNGPGISNDIKGRIFDPLFTTKQVGKGTGVGLAYCHRIVTAHNGKIWLEPGNTPGATITCSVPLVEDDQREILPK encoded by the coding sequence ATGTCGCGTGTCTCAGACGGGCAGGTGATATACCGTTCTCCCGCCGCCACCGAACTGTTGGGCACTGCCAAAAGCAGCTTTTCGCACTTTGCCCAGGCAGAGGATCGCGCGGACTTTGTCACCGCTCTTTTGCCTGATGCTCGCGTCGACAACATGCGCGTCATCGGCGTCCGCGCAAACGGAGAGCACTTCCCCGCTGACCTGTCTGCAAGGTTGATCGACTATCGCGGCGACGACGTGATTGTCAGCAATATTGAGGACCTCACCAAGGAACTCGCAATACAGGCTGAACTTGACCGCCAAAAAGATCAACTGTTTCAGGCGGAAAAACTGTCGGCCTTGGGAGAGATGCTGGCTGGCATCGCGCATGAGTTGAACAACCCCCTTTCGATCATTGCCGGCAACGCAGAAATCCTGCACGAAGAATTGGAAAATTCACCACAAGAACGGCGCATCGACAAGTTATCTCAAGCCGCTCAAAGGTGCATTCGGATCGTCAGGTCCTTTCTCTCCTTGGCTCGCGAAGAGCCACTCGATCTCAAATCCGTCCAAATCTCCGATCTCGTCGCAAATGCCGTAGACGCCGTAAAACCGGACGCAGACAAAGCAAAAGTATCATTGAACGTAAAAAACACAGAGCCATGCCAAAGCATTTTGGCGGATGACGTGCAACTGACGCAGGTGATTATCAACCTACTGACCAACGGTGTTCATGCCATCCAGGATTCAGGTGTTGGAAGCTCCGTTTCCATTGATTGGACATGCTCGGGAAGCGAATTGATTATTCGTGTTGCCGACAACGGCCCTGGTATTTCCAATGATATCAAAGGTCGTATCTTTGATCCGCTGTTCACGACCAAACAAGTCGGCAAAGGCACCGGTGTTGGTTTGGCATATTGCCATCGGATCGTCACCGCACATAATGGCAAAATTTGGCTGGAGCCAGGCAACACGCCGGGGGCGACAATCACTTGTTCTGTGCCGTTGGTTGAAGACGACCAGCGAGAAATTCTCCCAAAATAA
- a CDS encoding DUF2160 domain-containing protein yields the protein MAWMAWTWPTAAFFGVIAALLITFTVLAIKYPETPRVGILRIETTRGDRLFITLLGSAFINLAWLGLVGANKPYALIVCAIYAFAVFRWV from the coding sequence ATGGCCTGGATGGCATGGACATGGCCGACCGCCGCCTTTTTCGGCGTTATCGCGGCCCTTCTGATCACCTTCACGGTGCTTGCGATCAAATATCCTGAAACCCCGCGTGTGGGTATCCTTCGGATTGAGACCACACGGGGCGACCGGCTTTTTATCACGCTTTTGGGCTCGGCCTTTATCAACCTGGCCTGGCTGGGCCTTGTGGGCGCAAACAAGCCTTACGCTTTAATCGTCTGTGCGATCTATGCCTTTGCGGTGTTCCGATGGGTCTGA
- the glpD gene encoding glycerol-3-phosphate dehydrogenase yields the protein MAPDFDLLIIGGGINGVGIARDAAGRGLSVCLAEMNDLGSATSGASTKLFHGGLRYLEYFEFRLVREALMEREVLLRAMPHISWPMRFVLPYHHEMRFDSETPTSKLLSYVMPWMKGRRPAWLIRLGLFIYDNLGGRDLLPATTSMRLQGRSEGAPLKPEFQKAYEYSDCWVEDSRLVVLNARDAEAKGASIRPRTKVTSATVEDGIWRVSVNDRVANETYDITAKMVVNAAGPWVGDVLRGTLKSNQQGGVRLVRGSHIVTRKLFDHDKSYFFQGIDGRIIFAIPYETDFTLIGTTDSDHADADERPQITEAEQSYLIEFINQYLAKSISEEDVVWTYSGVRPLYDDGAKSATATTREYVLNLDKSRGAAALHIFGGKITTYRKLAEAALEKVAGVFPQIDEAWTAGVALPGGDFPVDGFDALVDALQAEFMYLNERWAKRLVRAYGTEARDILGDAVTRDDLGADFGSDLTQREVEWLIHKEYARTADDVLWRRSKLGLRLREAQIQKLDNWMADYLRNSFPAAAE from the coding sequence ATGGCACCGGATTTCGATCTGCTGATTATCGGCGGGGGGATCAATGGAGTTGGCATCGCTCGCGACGCAGCGGGCCGCGGGCTTTCGGTTTGCCTTGCGGAAATGAATGACCTGGGTTCAGCGACATCGGGCGCGTCTACGAAACTATTTCATGGTGGTTTACGGTATCTTGAGTATTTTGAATTCCGGCTTGTGCGCGAGGCTTTGATGGAGCGCGAGGTTCTCTTGCGCGCTATGCCGCATATCTCCTGGCCGATGCGCTTTGTTCTCCCTTACCACCACGAAATGCGGTTTGATTCCGAAACGCCCACATCGAAATTGCTCAGCTATGTAATGCCGTGGATGAAAGGCCGTAGACCGGCTTGGCTCATCCGGCTGGGTCTTTTTATCTACGACAACCTTGGTGGTCGCGATCTTTTGCCAGCCACAACATCCATGCGTCTTCAGGGTCGTTCAGAGGGCGCACCTCTGAAGCCAGAGTTTCAAAAAGCTTATGAGTACTCAGATTGCTGGGTTGAGGATTCGCGCCTTGTTGTTCTGAATGCCCGGGATGCGGAAGCAAAAGGCGCTTCTATTCGTCCGCGCACGAAAGTCACTTCAGCAACGGTCGAGGACGGCATTTGGCGGGTGTCCGTGAATGACAGGGTGGCGAATGAAACCTACGACATAACTGCCAAGATGGTGGTGAATGCGGCTGGCCCCTGGGTGGGCGATGTGCTTCGCGGGACACTCAAGAGCAATCAGCAAGGCGGTGTCAGGCTTGTACGCGGCAGCCATATCGTGACGAGAAAGCTATTTGATCACGACAAAAGCTACTTTTTTCAAGGAATTGATGGGCGGATCATCTTTGCCATTCCGTATGAAACGGATTTTACCTTGATTGGAACAACGGATTCAGATCACGCGGATGCGGATGAACGTCCGCAGATTACAGAAGCGGAACAAAGCTATTTGATCGAATTCATCAACCAGTATCTGGCCAAATCGATTTCAGAGGAAGATGTCGTCTGGACGTATTCCGGCGTGCGGCCGCTCTATGATGATGGCGCCAAATCAGCGACGGCAACCACGCGTGAGTATGTTCTCAATTTGGACAAAAGCAGAGGTGCTGCGGCGCTTCACATCTTTGGTGGGAAAATCACGACATATCGAAAACTAGCTGAAGCCGCGCTTGAGAAGGTGGCCGGTGTTTTTCCGCAAATCGATGAGGCCTGGACTGCGGGTGTTGCACTCCCGGGCGGAGACTTTCCGGTCGACGGTTTCGACGCATTGGTCGATGCCTTGCAGGCTGAGTTCATGTACTTGAATGAGCGTTGGGCCAAGCGTCTCGTAAGAGCGTATGGCACTGAGGCACGCGACATTCTCGGGGACGCGGTTACCAGAGATGATCTTGGTGCTGACTTTGGAAGTGACTTGACGCAGCGCGAAGTTGAGTGGCTCATTCACAAGGAATACGCACGTACTGCTGATGATGTGCTCTGGCGTCGGTCCAAGCTTGGTCTGCGCTTGCGCGAGGCGCAGATTCAAAAGCTTGACAATTGGATGGCGGACTACCTGCGCAATAGCTTTCCAGCGGCGGCGGAATAG
- a CDS encoding carbohydrate ABC transporter permease has translation MADATAPQTRSSSIPAINSRAVVMGLYLIFLMLPIYWLLNMSLKTNTEILNTFTLWPDNPTLDNYKTILTDPAWYSGYINSLIYVVINTVISIAVALPAAYAFSRYSFMGDKHLFFWLLTNRMAPPAVFALPFFQLYSSVGLFDTHIAVALAHCLFNVPLAVWILEGFMRGVPKEIDETAYIDGYSFPRFFVKIFMPLIASGIGVAAFFCFMFSWVELLLSRTLTTVDAKPIAAIMTRTQGAAGIDWGVLAAAGVLTIVPGALVIYFVRNYIAKGFALGRV, from the coding sequence ATGGCTGACGCAACAGCACCTCAAACACGGTCTTCTTCGATCCCGGCCATCAACTCGCGGGCCGTGGTGATGGGGCTTTACCTGATCTTCCTCATGCTTCCGATCTATTGGCTGCTAAATATGAGCCTGAAGACCAATACGGAGATCCTGAACACCTTCACGCTTTGGCCGGACAATCCAACGCTCGACAATTACAAGACGATCCTGACCGATCCGGCGTGGTACTCGGGCTATATCAATTCGTTGATCTACGTGGTGATCAACACTGTGATTTCCATCGCTGTGGCCTTGCCTGCCGCCTATGCGTTCTCGCGCTATAGCTTTATGGGTGACAAGCATCTCTTCTTCTGGCTTTTGACGAACCGCATGGCGCCGCCGGCGGTGTTTGCGCTGCCATTCTTTCAGCTTTACTCGTCTGTGGGACTTTTCGATACGCATATCGCGGTGGCCTTGGCGCATTGCCTCTTCAACGTGCCGCTGGCGGTGTGGATTTTGGAGGGCTTCATGCGAGGTGTGCCCAAGGAAATTGACGAGACGGCCTATATCGACGGGTATTCATTTCCGCGGTTCTTCGTGAAAATTTTCATGCCGCTGATTGCGTCGGGCATCGGTGTGGCTGCGTTCTTCTGCTTCATGTTTAGTTGGGTTGAGCTGCTGCTCAGCCGGACACTGACGACTGTGGATGCCAAGCCGATTGCCGCCATCATGACCCGGACGCAAGGGGCTGCTGGCATTGACTGGGGCGTACTTGCGGCGGCGGGGGTTCTGACTATCGTGCCCGGTGCCCTCGTGATCTATTTCGTGCGCAACTACATCGCCAAGGGCTTTGCCCTGGGGAGGGTGTGA